The genomic window ccttgccactttgttcgataacataaacttttgctgctcatctcagcgtaagcggccgaagtggcagggttaaactctagtcaactttaactggagttcaaACTCGCACTCAATACCCCGGCATAAGGAGGGCAGAGTTTATGCTACAGAAGTAAAATGTTCGATCTTATCATTAcactaaaataaatttatattaaacttCAAGTTATtaaagaataatttaattcagagtaaaatgTATATCACGATACGGCCATTGatttatgtttataaaatattgtttaagGGTGCTCAAAATAGTTTTTATTATTGTAACGATTCCCTCTGTCAAATTTGGGTTGgatacaaaccggtttcggcgttgcgccatcatcagggatgacgaaaaatcccTCCAATATACATTCATCAATTATCCAcccagtcaaaaaaaaaaaaaaagaataagtaCGTGTAATACATTTATCAGCATAATTTGGGAtgcaaggggttgataagcgcaatacgaAGCTTCGGGGAGTgctttttatcgttaatacaacaacatcaGCATAATTACAATATAGAATGCATATTGACATGAACCATCTCGAAAAATAACTGAAATCCTAATACAACTACAAAGTTAAAAAAGGACGTTGCCtagtaaatataaaatatataagaaaTAATGAAacgatattaaaaaaatataaaaactcacatatgtaattatatgtatatatcgactaaaattgaattgaatcaCATATAAATGATTAAAAATGATTACGAAATAATATAGCGCAATTCGATGAATATTCGCACATTAAAACTGCACTATCATGATGTGCGTATCATAAATAATTTAAACTAttgaataataaatatttaaatgcgTTATCCAGATAGTAAGAAAATGGTCAAGAAATTTGTTCATTCTTCTTTTAAGCCAAACTTGAggtttttcctttttattatgcATTTTCTTTACGAAATTTCGTTCGAGATGCATTCTGCATGCATCAGTTGAATTTCTTGGGCGTTTCTGCAAGGGTCCAAAAAAGCTAAAGATATACTTGCCAgcttaaataaaatgaataataaaaaaggaaaacgCGTATTCTGAGATTGAAAATTTTCTTGTATGGCTTAcaagagaaaaattaaaacacatTTTCTGAGCTGTTTTTTACGATCTAGATACCGCGCTTTAAGCGTGATTCACAACTGGGTTATTAATTCGTTAGACGGTAGTCGGTAGTTTTCATATGTGTATTTTGTTTTCATACAATtatcaaatttcaaattatgaaaataaaatacacaaaagaaCTATCACCTACGAAGCAGGTGTGAATCACGCTAATTTAAAATTGAGTAAAAAAGTAGCTTTGCAATAAATTTATGTACAAATtactaacaaaaaataaataaaatattaaatttaatactAAAATGTGAGAATGGGCGTTTCACGATGATCCAGGAGATctgaaaatatattaaaaaaatatattgtcaGTATTTTTgcgtatataaattaaaaattgcacgCTTCAATACCTTTAGCAATGCTCCACCAAGGTAGTGTGACATAGGTAAGGAATGCATTGAGCGGTGTGGATTGTTGCCGGCGATTCTCTTTCCAAAAGTGAAATGTTTGTGTAAAGCCACGACTTGCCCAAAGTGGATTATATGCACCATCGTCGAGttctataaatataaatttaaacaaattttgcttttaaaatgtaaaaaacacaaaaCGTTATCAAATTCGGTTATTTTAATTAagatttttgttatttaattaaGCAAAAAAGACTATGGTatgttccgaaaaaaaaaaaacacgattgAGGTCCTATACTAACTAACCAACTGCACAAAATCTTATTAACTCAATGTGGAACCTTcgcctctaacacctatctccctatAGTCCGCCCCTGTTGAAGCAGCCtattttcttggactcccgttagaggctttgatgacaatttgttagtAGTCGTGCCAATtgaatggagcgaagcactgttaatacaacaacaacaaatagtcCGATTATCTAAGGAACGACTTGATATGACCTCGCCTGCTGAAGAAGCTAACCATTGCGCTGGCAACTCTTTTCTCattaaatatatactatatacatatatataattctcTGGACGAtagcatttttatattttctggACTTCCTTTTTTAAACTTGCACATACAACCTACGTAGTACGGATATATCATGATTTATGTCATAAGAAGCTCTAtatctcctgttgttgttgttgttatattaacgataaagagACTCCGCGGAGCCCCCAGCggagaccccagcgggttaggggatcagaatatacccgcggtaggtatgcctgtcgtaagaggcgactaaaataccagattcaaagggctgtgtagcgcaaccttttaggttgccagcgcaatatatagcttctccaaacccaattgtcatgctcacctatccgcggcgaatcctgtttcactaacagacgaggctctggcgaccccaagctcctcatggaaattgggggtagggagggagggaatggcctgaaggtttaatgtggccacataaatcgttcccgagatggtcgggctagcaccttaatggtgctgtggtaccggagcgtaccggatttgtatccggcaaaggaccatcacatcgataacactccccaaagccttcggggagcaaccttatcgctacaacaacaacaacaacaacaacagactccgcggaggctttggggagtgttatcgatgttgatggtcctttgccggatatagatccggtacgttccggtaacaaagcaccattaaggtactagcccgatcatcttggTAACGaattatatgaccatattaaaccttctaggccatcccgccctccccacgctctagctccatgaggaactgggggtcgacagagcctcggctgttagtgaatcaggattcgctacgggtaggtgaggttgacaattgggttggagaagctatatactgcgctggcaaccctggagagggttgcgctacacaaccccttgaatcaatttggtattttagtcgcctcttaagacaggcacACATACcgagggtatattctaatccccctaacTCGCTGGAGGCCTCTATATCTCCTACAATGGCTGTTTAGAGCTCTGCAGTCCTTTTCGCATAGCCGCTTTTTCAAAGTTTGATGAAACATGCTTTAAGGGCCATTAGAAGGAAATATAAAGATTTTGGAGACCAAAACAGTGAAATCGAAGCacggttacaacaacaaaaaccaaaataATGACATTAATTTTAAAATCTGTTTGCAAGGatgcaaaaaataaaacttatatTTCTGAGACCCTCccaacataagcttcaaatttgggGCATGTCCTTTGATGACATTTTTGAAGCTTTAACAAGCTTGAATTTGTTTTCGCGAGTGTTCCTAATCCTTCTCTGATGTTTGCAATGAAATAATACGGCTTTCTCCATACATACGCCATCATTGGAAATAACTCACAGTATGTGATCTAGTCTGGTGGTAAGAGTTCTTATAAGAAGCAATAAATCTTGAACCTATTTATAAGAATACCGAAATTTGATAAATCTGCTGCATTAGTTTGATCTGAGGCTAATGATGTTACAGCGTGCTCGAGTCAAAAATGGCTTATCTATGAAGCGGATAATGTGTACAACAAAATATACCAaggtttaaaacaaataaaaaccaaTAAGCTCCCAGAAACGTCAGATCTATTTAATTAACTCTCCTGCAATGGTTCCCACTTTATAAACCAAAACTACTTGCAACACACCTTTGAGAGCTCTACGTGGTAAATCACACCAGTAGTATATATTAGTGCCATCGGGTGTACGCCGCTTTGGCACTAAACTCATAGCACGCTGATAGAATGCATTTTGTGCGGCATTCCGTTTGGCGCGTGGCAAAGTTGCATTCTGGTGACTATTTTCACTGAAGCAACCACCAACACCAGCATCGCTAACACTGCCATTTTCAATGCTACCCGAAGCCGGAACCGCCGGTGgtggagaaatgggtgaacgtgGTGCACTCGAAGACGACGGTGGTGACATCGTGTGGTGACAATTACCATTGTAGTCACTACCATCATTACTTCGGAGAATTGCATTATCGCCACCGAGCGGCTCATTCTCATTTATAGTCGAGAATTCATTTGTTTCTGCTTTAGCAGTTGTCGAGTTTATTGCACCCGAAATACTATTGTCTTGTTTATTAACAGCAGCAACGGTATTATCTGCATTGAGTGACTCTTGGCTTAACTGCTGCGGCTGTAATGGATGGCATTCTGATTTAACAGGTACAAGTATACACTTTTCGAAATTATATGGATTGTTTTTCAAATTGCTGCTTCCAGCGCTGCTACTACCGCTCTTGCTAGTACCATTCAATTCGGCTGTATTTGGTGGTGAGCGTTGTTCTACAACTGGGAGCTCTTCACGTCCACGTACATTTATCATGAGTTTCGTGTCGCTTTCGCTCAGTATTGCTATTTTGGCTTCACTAGGTTCATCATGGGTTGCACCATTCAATGAAGTTGCATCATCGGCTATTTCATATTCTTCGGCTTTTAGCGACGATATGCTCTCTTGCTCATCCACACTGTTATTATTGCTATTGTGCTCTTTGAGTGGCAACGAATTGTTTTCGTTAGTATTTATCGTTTCATTATTGTTCTTAGTTTTTGTTGTGGTAATGGTGCTCGTCTTGGACCTGATTCGTTTAGGAGAAACCTTGGCGAGTAAATTCGTAGTTTTAGTTTTGGTTTTATCTTTTACATCTGTTTCCTTATCTTTTCCTTTATCCTTCGTTTTAGCTTtgtctttttctttttcaattttcttagCTGGACTGGGAGTACGTTTTATTTTACGATCGGCTGCACTGAGTGAAGCGCTGCGCATAACCACCTTCTTCGCGTTGCTGCCTCTCGCTGTCAGTTTCAAACTTCCTCTTTTGCTCACAATTAGCTCACTCTCCACACTCAATATTGTTTTATGCTTTGGTTTTGACTTTTTATCCGGCATTTTACTAAGACATGCTGGTGTCTCATTAGCCGCATCGTCGCATGTTGGACAATAGACTTCCGACATTTCGGGCGTACTCTTATCGTTCGACAAGCTAACCCAACGTTTACACTTTTTACGACCAAAACAATTACTGCAACCTGTATTGCTTGTATTCGAGGTTGGTGAATTGACTGTTACAGCCGTTGCTTCTATTGCTTCCGCAACGGGCACGCTGTCCTCATCTTCTACAACATTCTTCGTTTTGTGATGTTCAGTGCTGTGTTTCATTTCGTTTTCAGGTGAAATCGGCAGCTTAACGGCAGCTGTATTAGCTGCTTCGCAATTCGGATTGAGATGAAGTTTTGCCTCGGATGCCGAGAAAGCAGGGCGTAGATCTACAATGAAATATAGATCGTTGGCATTGTTTTAAATAACAGAAAAATCATAATAAAAGTCTCTAACATTGGAAATAACTAAAATAGTATTctttatataaaaagaaagaaaaagtaaGCAGAAATAATATTGCAGACAAACCAAATTAACTATTATATGGGGTTTCTTGTACTGAGCAATGGAAAGGAAAGGGGAATGCGCCGACATAGCGTGCAGTAAATTGAGAGAGGACATGCCGAGGGTTTCGCTTTGTAGTTGTTTTTATATGTCAAATTATGCAAGGCTgtataaaacaaaaaatctaagcttcaaattaaaaaacaaattggCAGTGAGTTGATCAACTAAATTATCATACACAAGCTGATAAATGTTGTTCTGCACGACCAGGTGTTTGTGCAACCACATCTGAACAAttctgagcttctcttccaatttccgtcgtactctttttaattttacctacaaattgacGGAACCGGACCTACAAGTTCTATGTCTAAGTCAAATCCGAACGTCACCTGTAAGCAGATGAATTTTAGTTGAAGAGCGTttctttcatggcagaaatatactcgggaGTGTTTGCTATAGCACTGCCGTGGGGCGGCCCCGTTTGGAacactttttttctaattgataCAGCTTATTTGTGaagattttgatattgcttttttatgtcttttggtgtggtaggcgagcaCGCTACCGTCATACCACAGCCACCGTTGAAAAGAAAAAATCGGCTCTACATGATctgttaaattaaattttttggttttgtttcaaCTATTTCAAAGTTTTTCTAGCACTATTTCAGACACATTAAGTACTTCTCTAATTGAGCCGTTCTTTCCTCTTTTAAGTAATAAGCTTCGTTAATTAGAATCAAGCTGAAAAGGCCTATCTAGAACCGggagctatgttataaaatagttgtGGTCTCTTAACAAATACTACTTTTAAAACGGAAAATTGTTCAaattctaatagctggagtccttACCTGTTAACACTACCCAATAAACCTTTATATTTGTGATGAATTTGTAGTCTCCGTTATTTCTCAAAAGTACTATACATATGCAGCccaattataaacaaaaatttcttgcgaattttttcccttctcccattcctcgtattctgaaTAAAAAATTGACAGCCAGAAAATtactttgctgaatggaagaaggc from Eurosta solidaginis isolate ZX-2024a chromosome 3, ASM4086904v1, whole genome shotgun sequence includes these protein-coding regions:
- the LOC137244056 gene encoding uncharacterized protein isoform X1; the protein is MSLASAAGILLKPQTPLQQLLEDINFQRTKEMRQLLKDDSGFVVLQGTTYWTDLFVRHFLFQTESVSSIDSDDLLFFVRKKHVKSSSRHMPKYETEVDVFRKDSRKLPIGDPDVDWEETVYLNMVIHQFDYTLTLAICTRTSPKELQVLRRHSQRVYASPSRRKMDTKGEGEEITYPHICFMVDNFDEVFSDILVRDGEMVCVELVANDKDGAVQGVIFLGSIRYDALKKVYDARQSSLSSKVAQRMSFGLFNSGAGVQTRCEFVRMKGPQGKGHAEMAVTKPKGSGVETPTSEPGFCATDMWDDWEEENDDYCTYRHQRRLSDPSANLNNFSRYAWRTKGTADRVGGTAASKARSENEGLDSLANEVSEIEAGDLRDDLRPAFSASEAKLHLNPNCEAANTAAVKLPISPENEMKHSTEHHKTKNVVEDEDSVPVAEAIEATAVTVNSPTSNTSNTGCSNCFGRKKCKRWVSLSNDKSTPEMSEVYCPTCDDAANETPACLSKMPDKKSKPKHKTILSVESELIVSKRGSLKLTARGSNAKKVVMRSASLSAADRKIKRTPSPAKKIEKEKDKAKTKDKGKDKETDVKDKTKTKTTNLLAKVSPKRIRSKTSTITTTKTKNNNETINTNENNSLPLKEHNSNNNSVDEQESISSLKAEEYEIADDATSLNGATHDEPSEAKIAILSESDTKLMINVRGREELPVVEQRSPPNTAELNGTSKSGSSSAGSSNLKNNPYNFEKCILVPVKSECHPLQPQQLSQESLNADNTVAAVNKQDNSISGAINSTTAKAETNEFSTINENEPLGGDNAILRSNDGSDYNGNCHHTMSPPSSSSAPRSPISPPPAVPASGSIENGSVSDAGVGGCFSENSHQNATLPRAKRNAAQNAFYQRAMSLVPKRRTPDGTNIYYWCDLPRRALKELDDGAYNPLWASRGFTQTFHFWKENRRQQSTPLNAFLTYVTLPWWSIAKDLLDHRETPILTF